In the Streptomyces sp. SJL17-4 genome, TCGAGATGCGGTTGCGGGCCCGCCGCGCGCTGACCGTGAAGATCCCTGAGCTGGATCTCGTGGTGCCGTTCGCGGCGGGCGAGGAGATGCGGACGGAGGTGTCCGCGAAGTTCCGTCAGGCGGGCGTCCGGGCCGAGCTCGCGGAGGCGGACCTCGACCTCGACCGCTGGTGGACCGACAGCGAGGGCAGGTTCGCGCTGTCGCTGGCCACCGCCCGCTGAGCGGCGGCCGCCAGGGATCGGCGGTCCTGATAGTGGCCGCCGGGAAGGGGCTCCCGGAGCCGGACGACGGCGGTGAGCCGGCGGGTGGAGACCACCCGCCACAGCGAGGAGCCGAGCGGGTCGGCCCCGACGTACGCGGCGGCGTCCGTGGGCCGGTAGTCGATCCGTACCGGCTGCACGGCGCAACCGGCGTCGAGGGCGGCCTGGAACGCGGCCGGGCGGAACCGGCCGCGTTCCCGTCCGCACCAGGTCGAGCCCTCGGGGAAGACGACCACGCGGCCGCCGCCCCCGAGTACGCCGGCCATGGTCCGTACGGTGCCGGGCAGGGTCATGATCCCGTCCCGGTCGATGAAGAGGGTGCCACCGAGCGCGGCGAGCGTGCCGAGGACGGGCCAGTGGCGCACCTCCGACTTGGCGACCGCTCGGCCGGGCAGGACGGCTGCTATCAGCGGTATGTCGAGCCAGGAGACGTGGTTGGCGACGACGAGGAGCGGGCCGTCGGCCGGGGCGGCCGCTCCCTCGTACCGGGCGTGGACGCCGAAGGCGCGCACCGCCGCCCGCATCCAGTACCGGACGAGGGTGAGCCGGGTGGCGGCCGGCAGCAGGCCGGTCAGCGGGGCGAGAAGGAGGCCGAGGAGGACGGTGCCGAGTCCGGCGATCAGCCGGACCACGGCCCGGACCGCCCCGGCCGGGTCCGCTTCGGCGCCGTGCCGACGGTGGGCGGAATCGGGGTGGAGGGACTCGGGGTGGGCGGCGCAGTGGCCCGGGGTGCAGGGCGCCGTGGGGAGCCACGGCGAGAGGGCTGTGGTCCCGTTCACCGTGCCGGGGCGAGCGAGAGGAAGTGGTTGAGGTAGCGCGGGTTGGTCCGGCGCAGCGAGAGCAGGACGTAGAGGTCGGCGACGCCGAAGTCGGGGTCGTGCGCTGGGGCGCCGCAGACCCAGGCGCCGAGCCGGAGGTAACCGCGGAGCAGCGGCGGCAGCTCGGTGCGGCCCTCGGGGCGGGTGATGCCTTCGGGGCTCCAGAGCTTGTGCGGGGTGACCCAGTATTCCTCCGGGGCGAGGTGCTTGGCCTTGACCGTGTCCCAGGTGGCGGCGGCGAGGGTGCCGCCGTCGGCGAGCGGGAGGGAACAGCAGCCGGCGAGCCAGTTGTGGCCGGTGTTCGTCATGTAGCGGGCGAGGCCGGCCCAGATGAGGGCGATGACGGCGCCGTTGCGGTGGGCGGGGTGGACGCAGGAGCGGCCGACCTCGACCAGGTCGTGCCGGATCGGGGCGAGCCGGGTGAGGTCGAACTCGCTCTCGGAGTAGAGGCGTCCGGCGACGGCGGCCCGGTCGGGCGGCAGGATGCGGTAGGTGCCGACGACCTCGCCGGTGGTCTCCTCCCGTACGAGGAGGTGGTCGCAGTACGCGTCGAAGGCGTCGATGTCGAGGCCGGGCTCCGGTCCGTCGAGCTGGGCGCCGAGCTCGCCGGCGAAGACCTGGTGGCGCAGCCGCTGGGCGGCGCGGACGTCCTCCTGGTCGCGGGCGAGTCCGACGAGGTACCGGGGGGTGGGCTCCTCGGCCGGGGCCTGCGGCGCCGCCTGCGCGACGGGGGGCTGGGGCGCGTGCTGCTCGACGAGGGGCTGGGTCTTGGCGGGGACGCCGAGCGGCTGGGTGGGGACGCCGAGCGGCTGGGTGGGGACGGCGAGCGTGGGGGTCGGTGCGGCCATGTCGGGCTCCTCCGGCGTACGGAAGGGGAAGGGGCGGCGCCGGACCGTGTGAGCGGTGGCCCGGCCCCTTACTTCTTCCGTGACCGACTGGATTCGACATGACCGTCCGGGGGCCCGCGGGTGTGGAGGCGCTGAATGCTATTCGGCGAGGGTGTCCGTGATCTCGGCCGAGGCCAGCTTGGCGGCCTTCATCGGGTCCTCGCCCTGGAGGACGGCCGTCATGTAGGGCTTGATGGGGTTGTCGGCCTCGACGTCGGCCCACTGCGGGGAGTTGGGGGTGGCGCGTCCGCGCGCGGCGCCCTTGGCCATGACGGCGGTCGCCTCCTGGCCGGCGACGACGGAGGCGAGACCCTTCTTGTTGGGCACGTAGCCCATGGCGCGGGCGAGTTCGGTCTGCCACTTCTCGCCGGCGAGCTCCTTGACGACGTCGAGGGCGGCGCCGCGCTGGGGTGCGTTCTCCGGGATGATGAGGTCGGAGCCGCCGGTGAAGACGGCACAGGGCCGGTCCTCCGTCGCACCGGGTATCGGGAAGTAGCCGAGCTTGTTCTTGAGGCCGGGGTTGGCCTTGAGGATCGCGGCGACGGCGCTGGGCGTGGCGATGAGCTGGGCCACGTCACCCTTGGCGAAGACGTCGGCCTGTGGCGGGTTCTGCTCGTCGGCGTCCTTCGGGCCGGAGCCGAGGGACTGGAGCTCCTTGTAGTACTTCATGCCGCGCTGGGCCGCCGGGCTGGTGAGCGCGCCGGTCCACTCGCCGCCCTTGTCGGTGGCGAGTTCGCCGCCCTCGTCCCAGATGAATCCGGCGAGGGTGTACCAGTCCTGCCCGGCGAGGTAGATGCCCTGGGAGCCCTTGCTGTTGAGCTTCTCGGTGTCGGAGAGCCACTGGGCACGGGTGGCCGGCGGCTTGTCGATGCCGGCGTCGGCGAACAGGTCCTTGTTGTAGATGACGATGCGGTTCGCCGCGTACCAGGGAATGCCGTACTGGGATCCGCCGATGCTGCCGGGCTCGGCGAGACCGGGCAGCCAGTCCTCGCTGCCGAGGTCGCGGACCGACTCCAGGGTGAGGTCGAAGAGCTTCTCGGTGTCGGCGTACTGGGCGACCTGGGTGTTGCCGACCTCGATGACATCGGGTCCGCCGGAGCCCTGGATGGCCTCGGTGACCTTCTTCCCGATGCCGGTCCAGTCCTGGACGGTGACCTGGAGTTCGATGCCGTCGTGCTCCTCCTCGTACGCCTCGGTGAAGCGGTTGAGGAAGTCCTCGCTGACGCTGTCCCGCATGAGCCAGATGTTGACGGTCTTCGTCCCGCCGCCGCCCGGGAGCATCCCGCAGCCGGCGAGGGCGAGAGCTGTGGCGGCTGCCAGGGGGCAGGCCAGATGGCGGTTCTTCACGTAGGTCACCTTCTGCGGTTCAGCACAGGATCGTGCGGCATGGGGAGCTGACCCGACATGGGGGGACCGAACGGGGTGTTCGCGCGGGTATGTGGCCTGGATTCTGGTCTGGACCAACGGGATGGTCAAGTCCTTGACCATCCCGTTGCACGTCACGGTCGCCCCATCTGTTCCGTTACCGACGGTAATTACCTGTCAGTCACTTTTGAAAGCGACAAACGTTCGATTGTCAGTGCTGGGTGAGACGGTAGGTCCATCGGGTCGGAACGCTTGAAAACCCAGGGGGAGTTGCCATGTCCGGAACCCAGAACTACATCAACCACGTCGCTCTCGTGCTGGATGCCAGCTCGTCCATGTCGCACCTGAGCCGCAAGGTCGTCGACGTCGCCGACCAGCAGATCGCCTATCTCGCCCGCCGGTCGAAGGAACTCGACCAGGAGACCCGCGTCACGGTGTACGTCTTCGCCGACAAGGTGGAGTGCGTCATCTACGACAAGGACGTCCTGCGGATGCCGTCGCTGAAGCAGCTGTACCGGGTCGGTGGCATGACGGCCCTGCTCGCGGCCGCGCTGAAGTCGCAGCGGGAGCTCGCGCAGACGGCCCAGCTGTACGGCGACCACAGCTTCCTGACCTTCGTGCTCACCGACGGCCAGGAGAACGCGAGCCATCGCTGCCCCGACGCCCCCACGAAGGACCCGCGTGCGCTCGTCGAGGCCGTGGCCCGGATGATCGAGACGCAGCAGGACAACTGGACGCTGGCCGTCCTCGTACCGGACCAGATGGGCAAGCGCGAGGCCATCCAGAGCGGCTTCCCGAAGGACAACGTCGCCATCTGGGACGCCACCAGCACCCAGGGACTGGAGGAGGCCGGGCAGGTCATCCAGGAGGCCACCGAGAAGTTCATGGTGGGCCGCACCAAGGGCATCAGGGGCTCGCGGGCGGTGTTCTCCACGGGGGCGGACGCGGTGAACTCGGCCACCGTCAAGGCGGCCGGCCTCGCTCCGGTGAATCCCTCGGGGTACCGCCTGATCCCGGTGGCCCGCGACGCGGCCATCCGGGACTGGGTCGTGGAATCCGGGCACACCTACCGCGCCGGGGGCGCGTTCTACCAGCTGAGCAAGTCGGAGAAGGTCCAGGCGAAGAAGCAGATCGCCGTGCTGGAGAAGAAGACCGACCGGGTGTACACGGGGCCCGAGGCCCGGGCCCTGCTCGGGCTGCCGGACGCGGAGGCCCGCGTCCGGCCGGACCACAACGACGACTTCACGATCTTCGTGCAGAGCACCAGCGTGAACCGGAAGCTCGTACCGAACACGCGGCTGCTGCTGATGCTCTGACGGTCTCTGCCGTGTGCCGCAGCCCGGCACGGTCCCAGGCACCGGGCGTGCCTGGGACCGGTCCGGTCAGATCCGCCGGACAGGCCCTAGGCGCCCGGCTCTTCGAGCCGGAATCCGACCTTCATCCCCACCTGGAAGTGGGCGACCTGCCCGTCCTCGACGTGACCGCGGATCTCCGTGACCTCGAACCAGTCGACCGAGCGCAGCGTTTCGCAGGCGCGGGTGATCCCGTTCCGGATGGCGGTGTCGACGCCCTCCGAGGACGACCCGACGATCTCCGTGACGCGGTAGACGTGATCTCCCATGGCGGCCTCTCCTTCGCGTTCCGACTCCATCCACACTGCACGGAACCGGAGACCGCCGCGAGTCGAGGTGCGCCACGCTCCTGCGTCACATCGGGCAGGAATGCAGCCGGACCGGCCCCTCCGGCCACCGGCTGCCCCTTCGGAGCGGGAACCACATCGTCCGCAGGGGCATCGTCGCGGGGCCGTCGGGCTGTTCCACTTCCACGTCACCGTCCACCTCGCTCCAGCCGAGTCGCGCGTAGAGACCGGAGACGTCCGGGCGACAGAACAGCAGCGCGAACTCGGGCCCCAGCGTTCGCGCGTGTTCGAGGGCCCCGCCCACCACCTGCGCGGCGAGCCCGCGGCCCCGCTGGTCCGGGGCGACGGCGACGCCGCCGAGGCCCACCACGTCCATCCGGCTCCCACCGACCGACAGCGGAAGGACGAGGAGCCCCGCGTGGGCGAGGAGCCGCCCGTCCGCCCTGATCCCGAAGTGGTGCTCCTTGGGCAGCCAGACCAGACCCCATGCGTCGACCCCGAACGGATCGGCGGCGTCCCCGAAGATCTCGGACCGGTCGTAGGCGTCCAGCCGGACGACCGTCGGTGCCACGGAGCACGGATCCGCGCTCATCACGTCCGGCCCTCCTTCTCCTGGGCGTCCCTGAGCTCCTGGGACGGGGTCGCCCACCGGGCGCGTACGACGGGGAACCCGGCAGCCTCGGCCGCGTCGCAGACCAGCAGGTCGTCGTCGACGAGCATCCTGATCGCACGGTCGGCGCCGAGCCGACGAAGGATCTCCACCTTGGTCACCCGGGCCG is a window encoding:
- a CDS encoding lysophospholipid acyltransferase family protein, translating into MNGTTALSPWLPTAPCTPGHCAAHPESLHPDSAHRRHGAEADPAGAVRAVVRLIAGLGTVLLGLLLAPLTGLLPAATRLTLVRYWMRAAVRAFGVHARYEGAAAPADGPLLVVANHVSWLDIPLIAAVLPGRAVAKSEVRHWPVLGTLAALGGTLFIDRDGIMTLPGTVRTMAGVLGGGGRVVVFPEGSTWCGRERGRFRPAAFQAALDAGCAVQPVRIDYRPTDAAAYVGADPLGSSLWRVVSTRRLTAVVRLREPLPGGHYQDRRSLAAAAQRAVASDSANLPSLSVHQRSRSRSASASSARTPA
- a CDS encoding GNAT family N-acyltransferase, with product MAAPTPTLAVPTQPLGVPTQPLGVPAKTQPLVEQHAPQPPVAQAAPQAPAEEPTPRYLVGLARDQEDVRAAQRLRHQVFAGELGAQLDGPEPGLDIDAFDAYCDHLLVREETTGEVVGTYRILPPDRAAVAGRLYSESEFDLTRLAPIRHDLVEVGRSCVHPAHRNGAVIALIWAGLARYMTNTGHNWLAGCCSLPLADGGTLAAATWDTVKAKHLAPEEYWVTPHKLWSPEGITRPEGRTELPPLLRGYLRLGAWVCGAPAHDPDFGVADLYVLLSLRRTNPRYLNHFLSLAPAR
- a CDS encoding extracellular solute-binding protein; translated protein: MKNRHLACPLAAATALALAGCGMLPGGGGTKTVNIWLMRDSVSEDFLNRFTEAYEEEHDGIELQVTVQDWTGIGKKVTEAIQGSGGPDVIEVGNTQVAQYADTEKLFDLTLESVRDLGSEDWLPGLAEPGSIGGSQYGIPWYAANRIVIYNKDLFADAGIDKPPATRAQWLSDTEKLNSKGSQGIYLAGQDWYTLAGFIWDEGGELATDKGGEWTGALTSPAAQRGMKYYKELQSLGSGPKDADEQNPPQADVFAKGDVAQLIATPSAVAAILKANPGLKNKLGYFPIPGATEDRPCAVFTGGSDLIIPENAPQRGAALDVVKELAGEKWQTELARAMGYVPNKKGLASVVAGQEATAVMAKGAARGRATPNSPQWADVEADNPIKPYMTAVLQGEDPMKAAKLASAEITDTLAE
- a CDS encoding vWA domain-containing protein translates to MSGTQNYINHVALVLDASSSMSHLSRKVVDVADQQIAYLARRSKELDQETRVTVYVFADKVECVIYDKDVLRMPSLKQLYRVGGMTALLAAALKSQRELAQTAQLYGDHSFLTFVLTDGQENASHRCPDAPTKDPRALVEAVARMIETQQDNWTLAVLVPDQMGKREAIQSGFPKDNVAIWDATSTQGLEEAGQVIQEATEKFMVGRTKGIRGSRAVFSTGADAVNSATVKAAGLAPVNPSGYRLIPVARDAAIRDWVVESGHTYRAGGAFYQLSKSEKVQAKKQIAVLEKKTDRVYTGPEARALLGLPDAEARVRPDHNDDFTIFVQSTSVNRKLVPNTRLLLML
- a CDS encoding dodecin; amino-acid sequence: MGDHVYRVTEIVGSSSEGVDTAIRNGITRACETLRSVDWFEVTEIRGHVEDGQVAHFQVGMKVGFRLEEPGA
- a CDS encoding GNAT family N-acetyltransferase, with protein sequence MSADPCSVAPTVVRLDAYDRSEIFGDAADPFGVDAWGLVWLPKEHHFGIRADGRLLAHAGLLVLPLSVGGSRMDVVGLGGVAVAPDQRGRGLAAQVVGGALEHARTLGPEFALLFCRPDVSGLYARLGWSEVDGDVEVEQPDGPATMPLRTMWFPLRRGSRWPEGPVRLHSCPM